The genomic interval GTTTCTGTCGTCCAGGCAGTTCTGGGTTTGTAACTTGTAGCAACGTGGTTTGGTGTGATTCACTATATTCTTTCTAATTAGAAGTGTTTTATaattaaaactattttacaattataagtttgtttttgtaaGATCTCAGTGTAGATTAAGCATTTCTCTCCAAGTTATAGGATTCATTGTTTTGACGCTCTATCTGTGCTTAAAGTCATCCCGATCTGCCTGTTCCAACTCTTCCTGTAGAAAAGCCTTTTGTTGTTTTCTAGATTGAGTGGCATGTTTATTTATGCTTATGATCAGCAAATGCCTTCGAAAATCCTTTGGCACAAACAAACAGGTTTGGTAGGAATTTATGTGCTTGTCTCTATCTAAATTCATTATTCCAGTTTATGGCTTTTAAGTTTacatttgttgttgttgatatatcttttctttttcttttttttttctttttttttttaattttttttaaatcctagtTTGCATATATCTTCCCTTGTGGCGATTAGTTTTGCTTTTTCATTAGCAATATTCACAACTTTAGAGTAGCCACTTCTTCCAGAAATTTAcattagattttatatatatttcggAAATTTATTGAAACCCTAAAGATCTCTTAAATGAAGAAATTTGGCATGTTAAAAAAGTAGATTCCTTCCACTCGTTATGTGGTTTTCTTGGATGTGTgcttaaaaagattatatttgtaaattaacaatatttctcaaataaagaattaaacattttattttttaaaaaaatgaatgagtCGTGGGGCCCCTTCAAACTTACTGCTCAAACTTTTcgcttgattattttaattttttaattttttacttaatggttaaagaagtaattattaataaaattgtatatttttttcttaataattaaggatgttaaaaaatgataaaaaaaaaaaatacacaagcGGGTAACCCAGCGATAACTGCTGGGTAGCCTGCTGGCAGTAACCTTTATTTTTTGTCGAAAACATTTGTATCTGttcttttaatatcttttttccCAGTTTGTTTTAGGAGTGAGAGCGGCActcaacgtttttttttttccaaacctaCTTTGTATGAAACTCATGCAACACCCACACATATAATCTTCAAACACATTCCAATAAGCttggaagaaagaaataataaaaccaattGGAGCTAATGCTTTTGCACTACCccttatttttgatattttgagaACCTCGTCCTCTTTGGAGGGCCTCTCAAGCCACATGACCTTGTATTTTGTATGGTCTTGAATGCTAGTCTATTAGGCTTTAGACTTCCATGCAAAGCTCTAAAACCAAAATGTATATATTACTGCACTATATGATTATTGATGACAGTTTGCTCAAAAGGAAATTGAGCAAGGAAACAAAAGTATCTCAATAGAATAGTTTCTCCTATGGAGTTAGCTACTtgattgacatatatatatacatatatatatatatatatatcttaggaTCCATTTGGACACCTGGGCCTCATTTggaagaatgagatgagataaaaaatttgtgaatagtagtaaaattatttaaattaaaatgttttattgaattttgaaaaataaaagaaaaagttgaataaaaatattataaaattaaaaatattgttagaatataattttattttgagatttacaaaaattaaattatttttcgtattttgtttaaaaatttaaaaaaatcgtaataattataagaaaaatattaaaaaattaaaattaaaaaatatttatatttaagtaatatttgaaaagaaaattagatgaattaagattgacatccaaacgaggcctaagtgtCCAAACAAGTCCTTAATACACTTGTCACCCTCTCCCGGTTGTCCTTAGAATGATTAAGATTGGTCCGCAAATCCGAGCTCTTAAGAATATGATTGGAGAAGTTCGGATGGGACAGCCACCCAAGTTAATGCCATACGCATGCCACATCAATTTGCCACAACTTTTTTGATGGAACGCCATGCAGAATTTCAATTGTGTAGTTGCATCATTCAATCATCTAATTAACATGCTAAAATTAATAGCATCTTAGGCTTCGTTAAGGTCCAAACAACACCTCCTCTCGGCTTGGCCACAACCAGAACttccatttctattttcttttcaacccaagtttttttttttgacaaactTTTCAAGTAACCCTAGTTGAATGAACAGGCTGACCCATAATGGAAATGCCTTGATTCAAAGTCCTCACACGATATAGAGACAGGATCCTACCCTGAATATAATATTTCCAATTCCAAGTTAGACGATGCATCATCACACCTATTCATACCCTTATGATCAATCTCAGCCACTTGGGTCGAAAATAGGTTCAGCAATCCTTGTGGTGAAAATAGGGATTGTGTCAATTCTAGAAGCAATTTAGTACAATCACAAAATGATAAAACTTCTTATTGGAAGCTCTTTTGAGCCTTTTCCTCGCAGGAGATCAAAGCCATTGGTGGTGAAGACGACTGCAATATCCAAGCATCAGAATCTGCTGAAAGTCATTTTCCCTAATAACTTGCCAACCAAATTGACAGAAGTTGCAACTCTCATCCGTATCAATCCTCCTCTAGATTAATGGAGTCCTTGAACTTCCCAtacaaaatctttttcaaatcgGCCATCTGTGCAAGAATTGAATCCCTTTCTTCCTCGTGTTTTTCCAAGTTCTTGCTTGTCACCTCTTTCATCTGTTCTATCCTGCTCTCCACTCCTTCCTTCGGGACATGGGCAAAGACTTCTCCCAGTTGGAACCGAACCACCTCTTCATCAGTGAGAATCAATTCGTTGCTAGCATCCTCCAGATTATCATTCGTTTCCTGAGGAAAAAGGAACGTTTAGTAAGGAGGACCAAAtgttaaaaagaaagaacaggACCACTTGAAAATATCTTTTCAGCTACATGTAATCGCAAAGCAATGCAACTCTAATAAATATACAGTTTCACACACATATTGCATTcaggaaagaaaaaattccATGCTTTAATTAGATTTAACACAGTTAAGGCCGCCTGTACCACACAGGCACTTTATATATGCAATAAAGATATGTGGAGCCAAATGATAGTTCTAATTCCCTCAAGCATCCCAGATTCTGTTCCATTTTACATGTTTCAactttcttattttacttactCCCTCTATCCATAAGGAATACTGGCCATCAACCTTCCAAATTCAACCAACTGTCTCTAGTGTTTAGGCCACATGGCTCAAGAACTGTAACATACTAGCTTTGGTTTTAGGGTACATCAGTAAATTTcctagaaaatttttattttattatagttttatcagaatttatatttattttatttttaacgattactattataattttatttgaatttactagagttttgttttaataattattattaaattgtaTCAGATTTACGTTTACTAGagttggtttgaaatttaaagtttatatttttctctatctccacCGGACCTCATCTCTACGTTTAGCCTCTTAGTTAAACACTTTAAATCTCAAATCCGTACGTTTCACTTTGTTGATAACGTTCTAGTGGAAAACCGACTCTGTTAATGAGTAACGTTTTTCACTCCGCACGTCTTTACCCTTCCAGAtttttccttgtattttttctctatcatcTACCACTATAAAGCTGGCTTACCTCGTATACGAGAGGAGAAAACTCGGAAACCGCAAGCCATCCCACTAGAATTTCTCCATACCGTGAGCCACCCATTTCCTTCCGCAGCAACTCCACGCTGCTCAGACCACGTCGAACCACCTCCCAGCCACCACAGAAAGTGCCGACCAGCCCTGTCCagcgcacccactcccttccggtagGACCTCGACCACCGCCAGCCTCTTTTTGGTTTCGGTAGTGCTCGGTTtagcatttttttctctctaatatctctccctcactcggtgtcgcaccaccacaGAGAAGCCACTAGTTTCGCCGCCGTGACCTCCGCTTGTTGCCAGATCCGCCACACAGCCCATCTCCGTCTCagcctctctcggtgagtccatCGCGGGATCGCAGAACCCCTCTCTCTCGAACTCTCTGTCGTTTGGTTTTAGCCCGTGTGTTTTCGGTTTCAGCAAAACCCGTGAGTCTATTTTGATGGGCCCTAGGCCCTTGTGCGTGTGTTTGAGTTTGTTTTGTTGGGCTCTGgtagtaataatattatgttatgGGCCAAATTgtagtatttattttaaatggacttatactttaacttgtaattaattttattttatttcaacaacagtTTACTAACTTATTGGGCTTAACATCTTAAAAgtcagtttttcttaaataaatatattaatcaaatactatttttataaggatgttttgcaaatattttgttaatattccttcgtctatttagtagaatttaataaaattattatattaagaatttaataaaattattatattaagaatttaataaaattatgatgttaagaatatttaataaaatttattaggtttcttgtaagatttaataattatgttaagaactgAAACTTAGtctaagaatttaagttttatgaattattttaaaagagttCGAGTattcttctaaattataaattagtattttaagtaatttagatatTAGGATTTATTGAATCGTTTAACACTATTTTTAGAtttgtagatttaattaagtaagatattagtacttatgttattccaaaccaatttagtgatagttattatttcatataggtctcaagttacgaagtattattcaagaagaaacacagcgaggtaagtaatttgatcacaagtttagaatcatcacagttcagtttatagataattagtattcaagccagttctttccagccaattattttatgcaccactcatgtcatatgcaaacatgtcatctagcatagcatactaTTTTGTTATTctgcatcatgtttaaattcagaaattatgattatgtatgtagtatatcatgcatctcacgtgtataagacacgtaagccatcttaaattcaagtgaaagataagatcagatcagttattAAGATGGCCATTTAGATGCAtagtaccaatgcagttcagtttcagggtagATGTGCAAGTCACGAACTCaatcgtggtccaccatagtatgccagaatactatcagcgactccccttgcggccgcgggatgtagggccggtgcacaacctcgcacatagggttaagtgtgttggccagtcagattagtcagataaatcagtcagatcagtcagttaattcagttaaaacagtcatgcatagcacaagcatcagtatgaatagtcatgattttaaactctcagcatgaaagattttatgaaaaccttatgtttagtatgtttacgttgtgatggattccttgatgagtcttcgactcatttttgtttattttcatgttttaaaccacccaggtggtgatgatgatgaatacgagcaggcagaccaggagtagaaggagcattaaattttttattcagactttctaaaataaaacatgcttttatgacatgagttttgttcagtttatttcatttaaatttttggaagaaattttgTCAgaccttttctacaaaataaattttctaatttcatttacgAAATTTGAGGTCTCTTgccggatttatttttatgaaaaatacgtgacCCTCCTAGCCGttgggaagggggtgttacaatttggtatATACTTCAACATGTAAGTTCATTTAGAAAGGCTAGAGCATTCATGTGACCTACACCCTGTTAGTAGCAGTGATTATAACCATGAATTTGCAGTTTTCACAGTTGCAGAATTTTAgcaattgagattttttaactattttcttATACACCGCAATGTCCTAAGAGATTAACGATTCATATCCGTTTACATCTAATAGCAATGTTCCTTTTCAGTTCAagagttattaaaaaattccaTACCAGTGTTTATATAACCATCAATAAATAACTAAGCGATCCATGAAAAAGTAACACAATTAGCAAAGGAGAATCACAACATCAGCCCCTATATCTGCAATTTAGATATGAATATTTTACTAGCCATTTCCAAAAATACTGGTCCTCTATGAAAATTACAGGGACAAATTCTAGAGAGACAAATAGATGTTCCAGGGTAAGAGATAGaagaattattcaaataatcaaTTTGACACAGAGTGACATTCCCTATGTGATAAAGTGCCAGTATagagtttattaaaaaaacaatccattgagattttagatgaaaattttcaatttgatgCTTAAGAAATATGTCAAGTTCTCGctagaaagaaaattgaaaaaaacgATGGGGAACATATTGCAACTTTTCATAATGACTTCAAGAGCATTAGATAAACCCACAAACTTCCTTTCCATAGTAATCCATGTGGAACCTAATCACCTGAATTTTATTCAGAAACACAAGAACTGTTTTTGTGTAATAATTCTTCAAACGGGTCAAGAATATTATACAAATGACAGGGAATGAAAAACTGCAAGCATTATAGAAGGTATTAAAGAACAGTAGGTTCCCTCATAAGAACAAAAAGGATCagacattttaattattaagggAACTCCCCAAAGaaattcagataaaaaaattattgacatTTTGTCTCATAAATTCCAATAGAAACTAAAGAATTAACAATAAAGGTTGCTTTGATTAAGCTGGTGAGATCTGCTCGACCATTCCTAGTTCAAGTGGCACAGTAACAAAACAAATCAACAAGAGATTACTACATATTCCCAAACTAATGTAGATGATCTCACAAGATGCAGATACTACATTAACTAGTTTCTATGAATTTTCAGATGACACCTGATTCACAAAGAGAGACTTTGGTGTAATTATTCTTGGGGATCATGCACTCCTATATCAGTAGATTAGAGACTAAAGTATCtacttcttttaatatattttatttttctaagccCGTTCAAGCGTATCTTGAAACATTTATACATAAGAGAAGAAGCTGTTAGCTTGGCCTTGGCTTCCTTGGTTTTAGCCTTTCCAAAGAGCATCTTtgatatcttttattttttaccaaattttctcatcttgtaTTGCTTCCATCAAGTCTCAGTCgaagaattttaaaaacaaaaaaaagtatctaGTTCAAATTACGCAACAAATTTAACAGACGAAAACCATATTGCAAATACCTGcttaaattcaagaaaataaattagagtTGTACTAatcagaaatttaaaattaaacacaaaaatctcaataactcACTCTCCAGATCAGAAATTATCAGAAAACTTTACCAAGAAAGGGAAGTTAACAACAGACGAATTTGAAAAGATAACTAATACCCATCAAGATCCAAAACTAGAATGaggttttaattatttctcaaaaccgacttcaaattatgttatgaacccactaggtaaaactcacccttgaaaactaACTTACAAGGGAAGGCTGCctaggggcttataaaccatcaatcaatcccatacttagtcgatgtgggatcgtaaGAACCACCATGCTCCGCAGCCGACGTCCACGACGGTCCCAGCGCTCACACGGGCTAGCTGTGCGCTAGGTCTTTTCTTAGCTCTGGGCGAACACTGCCATGCCGGCATCACCTCCTGTGCCGCACGATTGCAACCGTCGCAACATGACCTTAGATGTGgggtggctctgataccatttgttatgaacccactaggtagaactcacccttgaaaactagcttacaaAGGAAGGGTGCCTAGGgacttataaaccatcaactaATCCCATACTTAAtcgatgtgggatcgtaacaaaTTATGGAACACATTCAGTGACTCACAACTCCATAGTACATGACAAGATTTATTTGgcaataaataaagaaagaaagaaaaagcatataagcaaacataaataaaatcgAAACAAAAGCATATCAAGATTAGTCAAAACTTTACTAACAACAACAGCTAATACAACatttgaaaagtgaaaataaaataaaaataaaaaatataattttccaaaTACATTTGTAGTACTAAACCTTGGCGATTTTGATCTCATCCTCGAGCTCGTGAAAGCGGTTGTTTaatcttccaaacttgttgaTGTTCTGCTGGTCTTCCCAAGTCACCTCCGTCTCAGAACTCCCATCCTTCGGTATCAGAATTGAAGCCGGACCAGACCCCcgaataaataataacaaaaaaataataataataataaatagagaaataaaGATAAACTAAGCACGATTGGAATGAACAAGGGTTTTGTTAGGGTTTCATAGGGGTTTTGATTACCTGCTGCATGTTTGTTAGTTTGATTTGAGAAGCTTGAAGAATATCGGTGTCTTGTAGAAGCTCGGTGCCATTGCAAACTCCACACGACCCAGACCCATTCCATGGTTGAACTTGAACTTGCAATAAggctattttgttttttctttattttttcaaatttttattttcagattttatcattttcaaaaatataaaatattataaaattatttaattctcAAGTATGTTCAATATaccatttatattatttaaatagtaagatttaaattatttgatttataatatttaagttttaaaattttcttttaaatttaattatactaaGTAGTTTATCAAATCTATCATCTTCACTCgcttataaataaaacttttcaatattttaagaaGAAATCATCAAGCAAAAAATGTGTTCTTTGACAACAATGACAAGTgtgatattatattattatgtacATTCAGCCGGTCTGGAATCTCAGTTCAGCCtaactttatatttatatcttgagttgagtttaattaagttaaattttttataaatagtgatGAATTGAATAGTAGAAAGAGTTATGTAAAACTAatctaaactgaatttaaaatgtgtttggatattaaaatgagtttaatactttttataaaaatttaaaaaaggttATAGATCCTAcctataaagatattttaagttgaaaaaagttgtgggtcccacgtgtaagaatgttttgagttaagatgagtttagtaatttgagaattgagtgtttggatgttagactgaGTTTAAAGTTAGATTAAACTTAACTGAGTTCATCTGAGTTTGagaaccaaacacaaccttaattgagtctaacatctaaacacttaactctcaaatcactaaactcatatcAAGTCAAAACTTATTTACACATAGAATTCACaactttttttcaacttaacatttctttacacgtgagacttacaatttttttcaactttatataaatatattttaatttattttaatatttaaacacatctaaactcattttagataaatctcataaaacttattctatcatctcaactcactataaaaaattcaactctaCTATACATCCAAACCTGCCTCAActgtaaaaagttttaaaaatttacaacCAGCGGGCCACCCGATGCAAATCTAGGCGTGGGTGGCTGCAGCCAACGCCAACGAGCTTTGGTGCCCGTAACCACTAGCAATTGATCTAGGGTTGCAACCACACCCAATGAGGTGCtcatcctctttttctttttaaccataatatttttattttagatcttTTTTAATGATTcgttttaataatttgaataatttcttcttcataatttaatatgcttttgatatttttaatgttatattctaaagtttagtttataaGCTTGTTTATTTAGgctttttcaattcttttatttttttctgaattatttgtcttttttttctttttttcgatTTACTTTTCTGATTATTTTcataacttttaatattttaaactatttttttgtttttattagttttttgaaGGAAGATGGCTAGGAATCGAAACTGATTAAAAACCTATTCTGtatcttgaaaatagaatttgaCCAAATCGaatcctaatatatatatttaatttttttagattacatatattataatcttgtaaatttttatgctatatatatatatattatacatatgataaaattaatataatatgaaattttaatctcattGTTTATGCTTCCTTAATATAAATTTAGTCTTTAATATGAATACTAATATTAAGGTATTAACGTGTTATTATTTATCCTTATATATTAAGTTACATActtacacatatataatttttacttttttttttatagaaaatagaaactttattgataaactttaagaaatgaagggaAGAATACAAGATGAATAATCTTCCATATCAACCAAATCCTCCTCTAAATCAAGATAGTTTTTAGCTAACAAGTGTGCAACCCTATTAGCAATCCTTTTAACATGTCTAACATTTCAACTAGCAAACTTAGATAACTATAATCTGACTTCAAAAAGCAACATCCCAGCACTATCCCATCTTTCTGTTTGTTGAAAAATACTCCTAACTACTTGAAGAGAATTCCCTTCTAATATGACATTTCGCAGACTAAGCTCAAAGGCATATATTGTAGCTTGGAAAGCTTTAATGGACTTTGCCAAGAAGGGGTCATTGAAGCCTTCTCTCTTCATCCTCTTGGTAGCCATGACATTACCATCATGATCTCGAACAACAATTCCAACTCCAATACTGCCACTAGACTGAATTATAGCAACATCCCAATTGATTTTGTAGAAGTATGCTGGAGGAGGTTCCGATTTATCTATCACAACATTAGTCACTCGAGTCTTTGAACTGTTACTAGATTGCAACTCCTTAAAATCTTCCAGTAATTGCTTAGCATGTTGTGCCACCAATGAAGGATGTAAAAGTGAACCCTTGAATACCAACTCATTTCTTCTTAGTCATCTCTTCCTTACTGGCATGGCAAATACCTTCATGGTTTGCTGCTTAGTTGTTGCACTAAGGCCTTCAAAAATTCCTCTGAAACTATCAGCACTAAGAGTGCTCTTATGAAAAGTAGTTGGGCACTGACTCCACACATCCATAGCTGAGCTACAGCTCCATAGTGCATGAACCACAGACTCCTATTCTCTTAGACAGATGGGGCACAATGTAGACTCAATTTGTTTCTTGTACAAGTTCATATTAGTGGGCAAGGACTCTAGACAGGCTCTCCACACAAAGACCTTGGTGGCATTGTGAACTTGAAACTTCTAGCAGCAAGTCCACCCATCTTCCTTAGAGGCAGTTTTTGAAGATTGCCCATTTGACAATCCAT from Juglans microcarpa x Juglans regia isolate MS1-56 chromosome 4S, Jm3101_v1.0, whole genome shotgun sequence carries:
- the LOC121262243 gene encoding probable prefoldin subunit 4; the encoded protein is MQQDGSSETEVTWEDQQNINKFGRLNNRFHELEDEIKIAKETNDNLEDASNELILTDEEVVRFQLGEVFAHVPKEGVESRIEQMKEVTSKNLEKHEEERDSILAQMADLKKILYGKFKDSINLEED